In Mixophyes fleayi isolate aMixFle1 chromosome 4, aMixFle1.hap1, whole genome shotgun sequence, the following proteins share a genomic window:
- the LOC142150432 gene encoding olfactory receptor 11L1-like — MHKSNLSTIILLGFQYMGNFKVPFFTLLLVIYCVTLGGNFLIITLVSYSKNLQSPMYFFLTQLSISDIMLTIDIVPNMLHTVLNDGATISLTGCITQFYFFVTSEASESFLLTVMSYDRYLAICKPLHYIYVMNSTICLKIIVISWLLSFFASLILTFILSQLPFCGPNIIDHFFCDFTPIVELSCSDTSLVQMVSTFLCIPSIIIPIFLIMFSYTYIVLSISKISSTTGRWRSFSTCSSHLTVVSIFYGTLIATYVLPHKGRLLIMNKLLSMLYSVFTPFFNPFIYSLRNKDIKEALLKVMYKYSGHYLTKSKMQIR; from the coding sequence ATGCACAAGAGTAATTTATCCACTATAATCCTATTGGGTTTCCAGTATATGGGCAATTTTAAGGTTCCATTCTTCACTCTGCTCCTTGTGATTTACTGTGTGACATTAGGTGGAAACTTCCTGATCATCACACTGGTGTCCTACAGCAAGAACCTCCAGTCTCCCATGTACTTCTTCCTCACACAACTCTCCATATCTGACATCATGCTGACCATAGATATTGTCCCCAACATGCTTCACACTGTCCTAAATGATGGGGCCACCATATCTCTAACTGGCTGCATCACTCAGTTCTATTTTTTTGTTACATCAGAAGCATCAGAAAGTTTTCTTCTGACAGTGATGTCTTATGACAGATATCTGGCCATATGTAAACCATTGCACTATATCTACGTAATGAACAGTACAATTTGTCTTAAAATAATTGTTATATCATGGCTGTTGAGCTTCTTCGCATCTTTAATTTTAACTTTCATCCTTAGTCAACTACCATTCTGTGGGCCAAATATTATTGACCATTTCTTCTGTGATTTTACTCCTATAGTAGAACTTTCCTGTTCAGACACTTCTCTAGTCCAAATGGTATCTACATTTCTGTGTATTCCTTCTATTATCATcccaatatttttaataatgttctCCTACACTTACATTGTCTTGTCCATATCAAAGATTTCATCAACAACAGGGAGATGGAGATCATTTTCTACCTGCAGCTCCCACCTGACTGTTGTGTCCATATTTTATGGGACACTAATAGCTACATATGTGCTTCCACATAAAGGGCGGTTATTGATCATGAATAAATTACTATCCATGCTGTACAGTGTGTTcactcctttttttaaccccttcataTACAGCTTGAGGAACAAAGACATCAAGGAAGCTTTGTTAAAAGTGATGTATAAGTACAGTGGTCATTATTTAACCAAATCTAAAATGCAAATcagataa